One part of the Chryseobacterium mulctrae genome encodes these proteins:
- a CDS encoding M13 family metallopeptidase produces MKKLNIAVLAFSGIVFLNSCGTTKNTTATEEKAPTNIVVENSSLTIYPENGINLSYMDKTVRPQDDFFSYVNGNWVKETQIPSDKASWGSFNALRENVDDASLGILNKILTEKYAEGSEGQKIQNLYASFMDVEKRNTAGIAPIKSDLAKIDAIKNVNDLQKYLLEATKLGDNSFYGWRVSADMKNSKMNAVYLGGPDLGLGRDYYQKVNEANTKTLAEYQNYVAKLFVVLGYKNSDAAAKNVVDFEKQLANYLLTLEQNRDANLRYNPKNVTELSGLVKNVNLAQYLKDAGVNTDKVIVGELKYYQNMDQFINQKNLPLLKDYLKYHVINGNASNLGDNLDNIRFDFYSKYLQGQKEQRAMDKRGLALVNGVLGEAFGKLYVDKYFTPESKQQMEMYIDYILKSFKKHINDMDWMSPETKVKAQEKLSKFTVKIAYPDQWKDYSKLKVESPAQGATLYSNLQNVSAWQYQKSLEKVGKPVDKTEWGMSPQTVNAYYSGSNNEIVFPAAILQPPFYNPKADAAVNFGGIGAVIGHEISHGFDDSGSRFDGDGNLNNWWTDQDRKNFDAKVGQLAAQYNAYEPVKGSFVNGKFTSGENIGDLGGVAVAYDALQMYLKDKGNVGLISGFNQDQRFFMSWATVWRTKSTDQYMMNQVKTDPHSPGYFRAFGPLVNQDSFMKAFDIKPGDKLYKAPAERIKIW; encoded by the coding sequence ATGAAAAAGCTAAATATTGCAGTACTTGCGTTTTCCGGTATTGTATTCTTAAACTCTTGTGGAACTACCAAAAATACCACTGCGACCGAAGAAAAAGCTCCCACAAATATTGTTGTTGAGAATTCTTCACTCACCATTTATCCTGAAAATGGAATTAATTTATCTTATATGGATAAAACGGTTCGTCCGCAGGATGATTTCTTCAGCTATGTAAACGGAAACTGGGTGAAAGAAACTCAGATTCCTTCTGATAAAGCAAGTTGGGGATCTTTCAATGCATTGAGAGAAAATGTAGATGATGCTTCTTTAGGAATTTTAAATAAAATTTTAACCGAAAAATATGCAGAAGGTTCGGAAGGACAAAAAATCCAGAATCTGTATGCGTCTTTTATGGATGTTGAAAAAAGAAATACTGCAGGAATTGCCCCCATCAAATCTGATTTAGCTAAAATTGATGCGATTAAAAATGTAAATGATCTTCAGAAATATCTTTTAGAGGCAACCAAATTGGGTGACAATTCTTTCTATGGTTGGAGAGTAAGCGCAGATATGAAAAACTCTAAGATGAATGCAGTTTATCTTGGCGGTCCGGATCTTGGTTTAGGAAGAGATTATTACCAAAAAGTAAACGAAGCCAACACAAAAACTTTAGCTGAATATCAAAATTATGTAGCTAAATTGTTTGTTGTTTTAGGATATAAAAACTCTGATGCTGCTGCAAAAAATGTAGTTGATTTTGAAAAACAACTGGCTAATTATTTATTGACTTTAGAGCAAAATAGAGACGCCAATTTAAGATACAATCCTAAAAATGTTACTGAGCTTTCTGGCTTAGTGAAAAATGTAAATCTTGCTCAATATCTGAAAGATGCAGGAGTAAATACAGATAAAGTAATCGTGGGTGAACTGAAATATTACCAGAATATGGATCAGTTTATCAATCAGAAAAACCTTCCGTTGTTGAAAGATTACCTGAAATATCATGTCATCAATGGCAACGCAAGTAATTTGGGAGATAATTTAGATAACATCCGTTTCGATTTTTACTCTAAATATCTTCAGGGACAAAAAGAGCAGAGAGCGATGGACAAAAGAGGTTTGGCGCTTGTAAACGGAGTTTTGGGTGAAGCTTTTGGTAAACTGTATGTTGACAAATATTTTACTCCGGAATCTAAACAGCAGATGGAAATGTACATCGATTACATTTTAAAATCATTCAAAAAGCATATCAATGATATGGATTGGATGTCGCCGGAAACCAAAGTAAAAGCTCAGGAAAAGCTGTCTAAATTCACAGTAAAAATCGCTTATCCGGATCAGTGGAAAGATTATTCTAAATTAAAAGTAGAATCTCCGGCTCAAGGAGCAACTTTATATTCAAACTTACAGAATGTTTCGGCTTGGCAATACCAAAAAAGCTTAGAAAAAGTAGGAAAACCTGTTGATAAAACTGAATGGGGAATGTCTCCGCAAACCGTAAATGCATATTACAGCGGTTCAAATAACGAAATTGTTTTCCCTGCTGCGATTCTACAGCCTCCTTTTTACAATCCAAAAGCTGATGCTGCAGTGAATTTTGGGGGAATCGGAGCGGTTATCGGTCACGAAATTTCTCATGGTTTCGATGACAGTGGTTCAAGATTCGATGGCGACGGAAACTTAAATAACTGGTGGACAGATCAGGATCGTAAGAATTTCGATGCTAAAGTGGGACAATTAGCGGCTCAATACAACGCTTACGAACCGGTAAAAGGAAGTTTTGTAAACGGAAAATTTACAAGCGGTGAAAATATTGGTGATTTAGGTGGAGTAGCGGTTGCGTATGATGCACTTCAAATGTATTTAAAAGATAAAGGAAATGTTGGTTTGATTAGCGGATTTAATCAGGATCAGAGATTTTTTATGAGCTGGGCTACAGTTTGGAGAACAAAATCTACCGATCAGTATATGATGAATCAGGTGAAAACAGATCCGCATTCACCGGGATATTTCAGAGCTTTCGGACCGTTGGTAAATCAGGATTCTTTCATGAAAGCATTCGATATTAAACCAGGGGATAAATTATATAAAGCTCCGGCTGAGAGAATTAAAATCTGGTAA
- a CDS encoding DUF5458 family protein has protein sequence MDSKLQAAEGQQHNQQQQAGRPKGNPLEELNKIGGFGFIESVVDGIANMNPTRKARKEIFLNDGNKNEERKELLQKINLWVEILNSNDSAEKMADICKNKAQAADQNLKLNLKNSLDAVRQLETSYRTVAQFYKNTELDKVDNVSIVNATLEQVSDLDNPLFIDAISDEFKNYYDRLDLRDNYSILAIPGYLGSNKVIEKWAKICNENKVMMVTDFANLDKPDDVVDLFHSANLTGGELHRSNVIMTCNWLVGRGRAEEVGEEENVELPPSTSLAGKIHKTLMSQVAAGKKHGNINEVDAVKFELKKSEISQLEKMGLVPMVNEYGKIMAFSAKTLFTGDNIGLQTYSVVRVFDYVTKVLLDFLNRRAFENWNAKNEDDLRKQIVSFLDGIKGADKLIEKFKIVRFEQDKVNKDRVWLDIRLTPYFPTKSFVIKLDGHKGDDGNEWDAEYIQD, from the coding sequence ATGGATAGTAAATTACAGGCTGCAGAAGGCCAACAGCATAATCAACAGCAGCAGGCTGGAAGACCGAAAGGAAATCCGCTTGAAGAATTAAATAAAATCGGAGGTTTTGGCTTTATAGAATCTGTCGTAGACGGAATTGCCAATATGAACCCAACCAGAAAAGCAAGAAAAGAAATTTTCCTGAATGATGGTAATAAAAACGAGGAAAGAAAAGAACTTTTACAGAAAATCAATCTGTGGGTAGAGATTTTAAACAGCAACGATTCTGCTGAAAAAATGGCAGATATCTGCAAAAATAAAGCACAAGCAGCAGATCAGAATTTAAAATTAAATCTTAAAAATTCTCTCGATGCTGTTCGTCAGCTGGAGACTTCATACAGAACGGTTGCTCAGTTTTATAAAAATACAGAATTAGACAAAGTAGATAATGTAAGCATTGTAAATGCAACGCTAGAGCAGGTTTCAGATTTAGATAACCCGTTATTTATTGATGCTATTTCTGATGAGTTTAAAAACTATTACGATCGTTTAGATTTAAGAGATAACTATTCTATTTTGGCAATTCCGGGATATTTAGGATCTAATAAAGTAATTGAAAAATGGGCGAAAATCTGTAACGAAAACAAAGTAATGATGGTTACCGATTTTGCCAACCTTGATAAGCCGGATGATGTGGTAGATTTATTCCACTCTGCGAATCTTACAGGTGGCGAATTGCACAGAAGTAATGTGATTATGACGTGTAACTGGTTAGTTGGTCGTGGTAGAGCAGAAGAAGTGGGTGAAGAAGAAAACGTGGAACTTCCACCTTCAACTTCATTGGCTGGAAAAATTCACAAAACATTAATGTCACAAGTTGCTGCCGGTAAAAAACACGGTAATATCAACGAAGTAGACGCTGTAAAATTTGAATTGAAGAAAAGTGAAATTTCTCAGTTAGAAAAAATGGGATTGGTTCCTATGGTCAACGAGTACGGAAAAATCATGGCATTCTCTGCAAAAACATTGTTTACAGGAGATAATATTGGTCTTCAGACGTATTCTGTAGTTCGTGTATTCGATTATGTAACTAAAGTTTTACTGGATTTCTTAAACAGAAGAGCCTTCGAAAACTGGAATGCAAAAAACGAAGACGATTTGAGAAAGCAGATTGTAAGTTTCTTAGACGGTATCAAAGGAGCTGATAAATTAATCGAAAAGTTCAAAATTGTCCGTTTCGAGCAGGATAAAGTGAATAAAGACAGAGTTTGGCTAGATATCAGACTGACTCCTTATTTCCCAACAAAAAGTTTTGTGATCAAACTTGATGGTCACAAAGGTGATGACGGTAATGAGTGGGATGCAGAATATATCCAGGATTAA
- a CDS encoding M13 family metallopeptidase codes for MKKLTLSLFLLAGVCSQNTLNAQTKSTKTITTDKGLDISLMDKSVRPQDDFYNYVSGTWMKTAKIPSDKPTWGSFNKLADDTDNNSMTILNSLLKDKFAEGSEGKKIQDLYATYMNMDKRNADGIKPIQENIDKIDAIKNLADLQNYLISVTKDGENNFYGWGVYSDLKDSNMNAVYLGDASLGMGRDYYQKVDAKNTEALAEYQKYVASMLKELGYKNADAAAKGIVDYEKSIAKHLLTNEQSRDNTLQYNPKTMAELKALVKNVDIPAYLKKVGVNTDRVIIGELGYYKNFDQLVNAKTLPVIKDYLKFHMISGSASYLSEKLGDAKFAFYGKYLRGQQEQRALNKRGYELINGSLGEAFGKLYVEKYFPAEAKAQMVELIDYLKKSFAVHINGLTWMSATTKEKAMTKLNKFTVKVAYPDTWKDYSKLNIVPESKGGNLYANLQNISEWQYNKDLAKIGKPVDKTEWGMTPQTVNAYYNPVYNEIVFPAAILQPPFFNPQADAAVNFGGIGAVIGHEMSHGFDDSGAQFDAEGNLVDWWTPEDKANFEKATKALASQYDKYEPVKGTFVNGTFTNGENIADLGGVNIAYDALQMYLKDKGNPGSISGYTQDQRFFLSWATVWRTLSSEKYMVNQVKTDPHSPGYFRSFGPLTNVDAFYKAFDVKPGDKLYKKPEDRIKIW; via the coding sequence ATGAAAAAATTAACACTTTCTTTGTTTTTATTAGCTGGAGTTTGTTCACAAAATACATTGAACGCTCAGACTAAATCTACCAAAACAATTACTACTGATAAAGGTTTAGACATCAGTTTGATGGATAAATCTGTTCGCCCGCAAGATGATTTTTACAATTACGTGAGCGGAACTTGGATGAAAACTGCTAAAATCCCTTCTGATAAACCAACTTGGGGAAGTTTCAACAAACTGGCAGATGATACCGACAATAATTCAATGACGATCTTAAACTCTCTTCTTAAAGATAAATTTGCAGAAGGAAGTGAAGGTAAAAAAATCCAGGATTTGTACGCAACGTACATGAATATGGATAAGAGAAATGCAGACGGAATCAAGCCTATTCAGGAAAATATCGACAAAATTGATGCGATCAAGAATCTTGCTGATCTTCAGAATTATTTAATTTCAGTTACCAAAGACGGAGAAAATAACTTCTACGGATGGGGTGTTTATTCAGATCTTAAAGATTCTAATATGAATGCAGTTTACCTTGGTGATGCTTCATTAGGAATGGGTAGAGATTACTATCAAAAAGTAGATGCTAAAAACACAGAAGCTCTTGCAGAATATCAGAAGTATGTAGCTTCTATGCTGAAAGAATTAGGTTACAAAAACGCTGATGCAGCTGCAAAAGGAATTGTAGACTACGAAAAAAGCATTGCAAAACATTTGTTAACGAATGAGCAAAGCCGTGATAATACGCTTCAGTATAACCCTAAAACAATGGCTGAACTGAAAGCTTTGGTTAAAAATGTAGATATTCCTGCTTATCTTAAAAAAGTTGGAGTAAATACAGACAGAGTGATCATCGGTGAATTAGGATATTATAAAAACTTTGATCAATTGGTGAATGCTAAAACGCTTCCTGTAATCAAAGATTATTTGAAATTCCACATGATCAGCGGAAGTGCTTCTTATTTAAGTGAAAAATTAGGAGATGCAAAATTTGCTTTCTATGGTAAATATTTAAGAGGTCAGCAAGAGCAGAGAGCTTTAAACAAAAGAGGTTATGAGCTAATCAACGGTTCTTTGGGTGAAGCTTTCGGTAAATTATATGTTGAAAAATACTTCCCGGCTGAAGCAAAAGCTCAGATGGTTGAGTTGATCGATTACTTAAAGAAAAGTTTTGCAGTTCACATCAATGGTTTAACGTGGATGTCTGCTACAACTAAGGAAAAAGCAATGACTAAATTGAATAAATTTACAGTGAAAGTTGCTTATCCTGATACATGGAAAGATTATTCTAAATTGAATATCGTTCCTGAATCTAAAGGTGGAAATCTATATGCAAACCTTCAGAATATTTCTGAATGGCAGTACAATAAAGATTTAGCAAAAATCGGAAAACCTGTTGATAAAACAGAATGGGGAATGACTCCACAAACTGTAAATGCATATTACAACCCGGTATATAACGAAATCGTTTTCCCAGCTGCGATTCTTCAGCCACCTTTCTTCAATCCTCAAGCGGATGCTGCAGTTAATTTTGGTGGAATCGGTGCGGTTATTGGTCACGAAATGAGCCACGGATTTGATGATTCAGGAGCACAGTTTGACGCAGAAGGTAATTTAGTTGACTGGTGGACTCCGGAAGACAAAGCAAACTTCGAAAAAGCAACTAAAGCTTTAGCTTCTCAATATGACAAATACGAGCCTGTAAAAGGAACTTTCGTAAACGGTACATTTACAAACGGTGAAAACATTGCAGATTTAGGAGGTGTAAACATTGCTTACGATGCATTGCAAATGTATTTAAAAGATAAAGGAAACCCTGGATCAATCAGCGGTTATACTCAAGATCAAAGATTCTTCTTAAGCTGGGCAACCGTTTGGAGAACTTTATCAAGTGAAAAATATATGGTAAACCAAGTAAAAACAGATCCGCACTCTCCTGGATATTTCAGAAGTTTCGGTCCGTTAACAAATGTTGATGCTTTCTACAAAGCATTTGATGTGAAACCTGGTGATAAACTTTACAAAAAACCAGAAGACAGAATTAAAATCTGGTAA
- a CDS encoding DUF7832 domain-containing protein: MTKYDDASWHYGGDFPEGIPEKNSATHTGMFLNWCINNDLVSEEFKEYAGEEIEKLKRREITGADFVIESMDGKFSEYDLNDLGNSFAKDYYADETDFADKFSSFATDYINIFDTVAEENDFEYETFYHIEDTYENYDLMKQIIDHRFQEWKEYKSLD, from the coding sequence ATGACTAAATATGATGATGCTTCGTGGCATTATGGAGGAGATTTTCCGGAAGGAATTCCCGAAAAAAACAGCGCTACCCATACCGGAATGTTCTTGAATTGGTGTATTAACAATGATTTGGTTTCGGAAGAATTTAAAGAATATGCTGGAGAAGAAATCGAAAAATTAAAAAGAAGAGAAATCACCGGAGCGGATTTTGTCATCGAATCTATGGACGGAAAATTTTCTGAATATGATTTGAATGATTTAGGAAATAGTTTTGCCAAAGATTATTATGCTGACGAAACCGATTTCGCCGATAAATTCAGTTCATTTGCTACAGATTACATCAATATTTTTGACACTGTAGCCGAAGAAAATGATTTTGAATATGAAACTTTTTATCATATTGAAGATACCTACGAAAATTATGATCTGATGAAGCAGATCATCGATCATCGTTTTCAGGAATGGAAAGAGTATAAAAGCTTAGATTAA
- a CDS encoding LytR/AlgR family response regulator transcription factor, producing MKIKSVIVDDEKIAREVLSNYLTKYCPQIEILGEAENIKEAVPLIAEHQPQLVFLDVEMPFGNAFDVLEATKEFSYETIFITAFSQYSLQALNKSASYYILKPIDIQELILAVNKVAESIEKKDELNRNKILLENLKLKPEKQQLILPTLQGFDVVKTEDIVRLQADGNFTQVYLTDGSKKMVCRFLKHFDDLLENPFVRVHRSHIINTHFVRSYHKSGTATLSDNSEIEVSGSFKDQFLKVFS from the coding sequence ATGAAAATAAAATCAGTAATCGTTGACGACGAAAAAATCGCAAGAGAAGTTCTGAGTAATTATCTCACAAAATACTGTCCGCAAATTGAGATTTTGGGAGAAGCCGAAAATATCAAAGAAGCCGTTCCTTTGATTGCGGAACATCAGCCACAGTTGGTTTTTTTGGATGTCGAAATGCCTTTCGGAAATGCTTTTGATGTTTTGGAAGCCACCAAAGAATTCTCTTACGAAACCATTTTTATCACGGCTTTTTCGCAATATTCTCTGCAGGCTTTAAACAAATCTGCGAGTTATTATATTTTAAAACCTATCGATATTCAGGAATTGATTTTGGCAGTGAATAAAGTCGCAGAAAGTATTGAAAAGAAAGACGAATTAAACCGAAACAAAATCCTCCTGGAAAATTTAAAATTAAAACCAGAAAAACAACAACTGATCCTCCCCACATTACAAGGTTTTGATGTCGTAAAAACGGAAGATATTGTAAGACTTCAGGCAGATGGAAATTTTACGCAGGTTTATCTTACAGACGGTTCAAAGAAGATGGTTTGCAGGTTTTTAAAGCATTTTGACGATTTGTTAGAAAACCCTTTCGTTCGAGTTCATCGCTCACATATCATCAATACTCATTTTGTAAGATCATATCATAAAAGTGGCACGGCAACTTTATCAGACAATTCAGAAATTGAAGTTTCAGGAAGTTTCAAAGACCAGTTTTTGAAAGTTTTTTCATGA
- a CDS encoding CinA family nicotinamide mononucleotide deamidase-related protein, whose product MQNAVLITIGDEILSGNTVDTNSNFIATELKNIGIKVSQIITISDEIETIKSTLKSAFEMGNLVITTGGLGPTRDDKTKKALAEFFDDEIALDEATFEHLKAYMERRGRIEILERNREQAFVPTKSTVFQNHFGTAPCMMMQQNGKLSFSLPGVPYEVKPLIKDQIIPYLKEKFNLNYISTRIVSVVGIPESILADQIEEWELALPENLALSYLPVGTRVKLRLTATGTDENLLQVQLENEIQKLFPIIGENIIATSEDKIEKILGEILSEKKLTISTAESCTGGELALLITSNPGSSKYFIGGIVPYATQKKIDILHVSEGIIERFTVVSEEVAREMAEGCQNLFKTDISLSTTGVAGPGKGEDGKEIGLVYYTIKVKNESKTFKLYMPHLDRQDFIYFVSQKIIQDLVGILIAQ is encoded by the coding sequence ATGCAAAACGCAGTTCTTATTACCATTGGTGACGAAATTCTTTCAGGAAATACAGTTGATACCAATTCAAATTTTATTGCTACCGAACTTAAAAACATAGGCATCAAAGTTTCTCAGATCATTACCATTTCAGACGAAATAGAAACCATAAAAAGTACATTAAAGTCGGCTTTTGAAATGGGAAATTTAGTGATTACTACAGGAGGTTTGGGTCCAACAAGAGATGATAAAACCAAAAAAGCTTTGGCCGAATTTTTTGATGATGAAATTGCTTTGGATGAAGCTACTTTCGAACATCTTAAAGCATATATGGAAAGACGTGGTCGCATAGAAATTTTAGAAAGAAATCGTGAACAGGCTTTTGTGCCTACAAAATCTACAGTTTTTCAAAATCATTTCGGAACAGCGCCTTGTATGATGATGCAACAAAACGGAAAACTTTCTTTCAGTTTACCCGGTGTTCCGTACGAAGTAAAACCGTTGATAAAAGACCAGATTATTCCTTATTTAAAAGAAAAATTTAATCTTAATTATATTTCTACAAGAATCGTTTCTGTAGTCGGAATTCCCGAAAGTATTTTAGCAGACCAGATTGAAGAATGGGAACTTGCTTTACCGGAAAATCTTGCTTTATCTTATCTTCCTGTCGGAACAAGAGTGAAACTGAGATTAACTGCTACAGGAACTGATGAAAATCTGTTGCAAGTTCAGTTGGAAAATGAAATTCAAAAATTATTTCCGATTATCGGAGAAAATATCATTGCAACTTCCGAAGATAAAATAGAGAAAATTTTAGGTGAAATTTTAAGCGAAAAAAAATTAACCATTTCGACTGCTGAAAGTTGTACAGGCGGAGAATTGGCTCTTTTGATCACGTCAAATCCGGGAAGCTCAAAATATTTTATCGGAGGTATAGTACCTTATGCAACGCAGAAAAAAATAGATATTCTTCATGTTTCAGAAGGGATTATTGAACGATTTACGGTTGTAAGCGAGGAAGTTGCACGGGAAATGGCAGAAGGTTGCCAAAATTTATTTAAAACTGATATTTCTCTTTCTACAACGGGTGTTGCAGGTCCCGGAAAAGGTGAAGATGGAAAAGAGATCGGATTGGTTTATTACACGATAAAAGTGAAAAATGAATCTAAAACTTTTAAATTGTATATGCCTCATTTAGACAGACAAGATTTTATTTATTTTGTTTCTCAGAAAATTATTCAGGATTTGGTGGGGATTTTAATTGCTCAATAA
- a CDS encoding erythromycin esterase family protein gives MKKLVLLVITFTVQSIYSQSSQNSVIDNDEKEYLRKFVYPLQSYEPEVGFKEDSLVFNKFFSNAKIVGLGEASHGSSEIFKVKDKLTRYILQKNNGGVFSIETSMPNSILLNEYIINGNKTGKEYLMNIKSWIYQTDEILSMVEWMKKYNDKHAQKIRFTGFDNTTYTGSVVQLKMLMSKYKIPDNDLIALFKNLNDFSKLEGNQLSEKKNIKSEALIELNKIKALSSNISDEEDKSWFLQHIILLEQHLNNTYWKRNRYMADNILWLTNKYPESAFVLWAHNSHLKKTDEETGKFLKEKLMDDYVNCGTFFYEGFHSVVDMNDNDIKPTYLEKNSKNSLEELLNSFEVPVFILDLKNIKKENNKLAKKLLNKIDYRTVGSAIHKKDFKSGNVSEDFDYIIFIKKSTASKLLVK, from the coding sequence TTGAAAAAATTAGTTTTATTAGTAATCACATTCACAGTACAATCTATTTATTCACAATCTTCTCAAAACTCTGTAATTGATAATGATGAAAAAGAATACCTGAGAAAATTTGTTTATCCTTTACAATCTTATGAACCGGAAGTTGGCTTTAAAGAAGATTCTTTAGTTTTTAATAAATTTTTTTCGAATGCCAAAATTGTTGGTTTAGGAGAGGCATCACATGGATCAAGTGAAATTTTTAAGGTAAAAGATAAATTAACCCGATATATTTTACAGAAAAATAATGGCGGAGTTTTTTCAATAGAAACATCCATGCCGAATTCTATTTTACTCAATGAATATATTATCAATGGTAATAAAACAGGTAAAGAATATCTGATGAATATTAAATCGTGGATTTATCAGACCGATGAAATTCTAAGCATGGTAGAATGGATGAAAAAATACAATGATAAACATGCTCAAAAAATACGGTTTACAGGATTTGACAACACCACTTATACAGGTTCGGTTGTTCAGCTTAAAATGTTGATGAGTAAATATAAAATTCCGGATAATGATTTAATTGCTTTATTTAAAAACCTCAACGACTTCAGCAAGCTTGAAGGAAATCAGCTTTCAGAAAAGAAAAATATAAAAAGTGAAGCTTTAATAGAACTGAATAAGATAAAAGCACTTTCTTCAAATATATCGGATGAAGAAGATAAGTCTTGGTTTCTGCAGCATATTATTCTTTTAGAACAACACCTTAACAATACTTATTGGAAAAGAAATCGATATATGGCAGACAATATTTTGTGGCTTACCAATAAGTATCCCGAATCTGCTTTTGTTTTGTGGGCACATAATTCACATCTAAAGAAAACCGATGAAGAAACAGGAAAATTTCTAAAAGAGAAATTAATGGATGACTATGTGAATTGCGGAACATTTTTCTACGAAGGTTTTCATTCTGTGGTTGATATGAATGATAATGATATTAAACCTACTTATTTAGAGAAAAATTCTAAAAATTCATTAGAAGAACTATTAAACTCTTTTGAAGTGCCAGTCTTTATTTTAGATTTAAAAAACATAAAAAAAGAAAATAACAAGCTTGCAAAGAAGCTTTTAAACAAAATTGATTACCGTACAGTAGGATCTGCAATACATAAAAAAGACTTCAAATCAGGAAATGTTTCGGAAGATTTTGATTATATTATTTTCATCAAAAAATCCACAGCATCTAAGTTGTTAGTCAAATAA
- a CDS encoding lipocalin family protein — protein sequence MKTLHKIAIPVSLGIIGFLIFNSCSVGIPKGATAIKNFNSEKYLGRWYEIARFDYKFEKNMDNVTANYSLNPDGTIKVQNRGYDYVKKEWKESIGEAKFVNDQSEARLKVSFFKPIWAGYNVIDIDDDYQNALVVGNSTKYIWILSRNKEIPNSIKERFLAKAQKLGYNTDNLIWVKHN from the coding sequence ATGAAAACCTTACACAAAATAGCCATTCCCGTTTCTTTAGGTATTATCGGATTTTTAATATTCAATTCCTGTTCGGTCGGGATTCCAAAAGGCGCAACAGCCATCAAAAATTTTAATTCAGAAAAATACCTTGGAAGATGGTACGAAATTGCCCGTTTCGACTATAAATTCGAGAAAAATATGGATAATGTGACCGCCAATTATTCACTCAATCCTGACGGAACAATCAAAGTACAAAACAGAGGTTACGATTATGTAAAAAAAGAATGGAAAGAATCCATCGGAGAGGCAAAATTCGTAAACGATCAATCTGAAGCGAGACTGAAGGTTTCCTTTTTTAAACCGATTTGGGCGGGTTACAATGTGATTGATATTGATGATGATTATCAAAATGCTCTCGTCGTAGGAAACAGCACAAAATACATCTGGATCTTATCCCGAAATAAAGAAATTCCAAACAGTATCAAAGAAAGATTCTTAGCAAAAGCCCAGAAACTAGGCTATAATACTGATAATCTAATTTGGGTAAAACACAACTAG
- a CDS encoding type VI secretion system contractile sheath small subunit, protein MAMFNYGVGGNEVKVDANEAIQEIQENKSLIVSQLTTDESYVPEIVTGLKTVDDVFRHFQPSVAVQHETEEGSVVEEEFRFQNLADFTPKNLVQKSDYLQQLSMEQEQYNKIVRQLKTNKILRNMLENEQTRAAFIEALKDVAQELEK, encoded by the coding sequence ATGGCAATGTTTAATTATGGTGTTGGCGGAAACGAAGTCAAGGTCGACGCTAATGAAGCTATTCAGGAAATTCAGGAGAACAAATCTCTTATCGTAAGCCAGCTTACAACCGACGAATCTTATGTTCCCGAAATTGTTACAGGATTAAAAACCGTAGATGATGTTTTCAGACACTTTCAGCCTTCTGTCGCTGTACAGCACGAAACAGAGGAAGGAAGCGTGGTAGAAGAAGAATTCCGTTTTCAGAATCTTGCAGACTTTACTCCCAAAAATCTTGTTCAGAAATCAGATTATCTTCAGCAGCTCAGCATGGAGCAGGAGCAGTACAATAAAATCGTACGTCAGCTGAAAACCAATAAGATTCTTCGCAATATGTTGGAAAATGAGCAGACCAGAGCTGCTTTTATTGAAGCATTGAAAGATGTCGCACAAGAACTTGAAAAATAA